The following proteins come from a genomic window of Streptomyces sp. NBC_00539:
- a CDS encoding peptidoglycan-binding protein produces the protein MSEPDHPVETVRGPVTAAGGPGGLARGRRVVLGVVGGAALMAVGGLLAAALVKSPAQVAAETGPPAQGALTAEVERRVLAETVVMRGTVVAGQSVTVSPQGVRTGEGAGAAVVTKLPLGPGDPVRAGQLLAEVSGRPVFALHGGLPMYRDLKPGATGDDVAQLQRALRELGHGTGGDAEGVFGPGTKVALAARYRAVGYDPLPAVADGGSALKAARDAVRSAQWAVEDAGAAGGTVRSTGKPAPGAAPGATATPGSGSGPGSGRELARAREALAEARTVLAAAEAADGPMLPAAEAVFLGAFPARVSAVGGSVGAAVSGSVLTLSAGELVVEAYLKEDKKQLLRAGMTVVISSELAGSDARGTVASVAAERSGAQAAGRPQQDRAQGQRQGEGEGQGPKGAPGSGGGGGVGDPGYRMVVRADQPLPAAFAGQDVRLTVESAATDGAALVVPVTAVSAGADGRTVVTAQGADGAQHRIEVRIGTTGDGYVAVAPVRPGALTAGTRVIVGAAPGAAPR, from the coding sequence ATGAGCGAACCGGACCACCCCGTGGAGACGGTGCGGGGCCCGGTGACCGCGGCCGGGGGCCCCGGCGGGCTCGCCCGGGGCCGGAGGGTCGTCCTCGGGGTCGTCGGCGGCGCCGCGCTGATGGCGGTCGGCGGTCTGCTGGCCGCGGCACTGGTGAAGTCGCCGGCCCAGGTCGCGGCGGAGACCGGACCGCCGGCACAGGGAGCACTGACCGCGGAGGTCGAGCGGCGGGTCCTCGCCGAGACCGTGGTGATGCGCGGAACCGTGGTCGCCGGGCAGAGCGTCACCGTGTCCCCCCAGGGAGTGCGGACCGGTGAGGGCGCGGGGGCCGCGGTGGTGACCAAGCTGCCGCTCGGGCCCGGGGATCCGGTGCGGGCCGGGCAGCTGCTCGCCGAAGTGTCGGGCAGGCCGGTGTTCGCGCTGCACGGCGGCCTGCCGATGTACCGGGACCTCAAGCCGGGTGCCACCGGCGACGACGTGGCCCAGCTCCAGCGGGCGCTGCGCGAGCTCGGGCACGGTACCGGCGGGGACGCCGAGGGGGTGTTCGGACCCGGTACGAAAGTGGCCCTCGCCGCGCGGTACCGGGCCGTCGGGTACGACCCGCTGCCCGCCGTCGCGGACGGCGGCTCGGCGCTCAAGGCCGCCCGGGACGCGGTGCGGTCGGCGCAGTGGGCCGTGGAGGACGCGGGCGCCGCCGGCGGGACCGTGCGGAGCACCGGGAAACCGGCGCCGGGCGCAGCGCCGGGCGCGACGGCGACCCCCGGCTCGGGCTCCGGCCCGGGCTCCGGGCGGGAGCTCGCCCGCGCCCGGGAGGCCCTCGCCGAGGCACGGACCGTGCTGGCCGCCGCCGAGGCCGCGGACGGGCCGATGCTGCCGGCCGCCGAGGCCGTGTTCCTCGGCGCCTTCCCCGCCCGGGTGAGCGCGGTCGGCGGATCGGTCGGCGCGGCCGTGTCCGGGTCGGTACTGACCCTCTCCGCGGGGGAACTCGTCGTCGAGGCCTACCTCAAGGAGGACAAGAAGCAGCTGCTGCGCGCCGGCATGACCGTGGTGATCTCCTCCGAGCTCGCGGGCAGCGACGCCCGGGGCACGGTGGCCTCGGTCGCCGCCGAGCGCTCCGGTGCGCAGGCGGCCGGACGGCCGCAGCAGGACCGGGCACAGGGGCAACGCCAGGGGGAGGGCGAGGGCCAGGGCCCCAAAGGCGCCCCGGGCAGCGGCGGTGGCGGCGGCGTCGGTGATCCCGGCTACCGCATGGTCGTGCGCGCCGACCAGCCGCTGCCGGCGGCCTTCGCCGGGCAGGACGTACGGCTGACCGTCGAGTCCGCCGCCACCGACGGCGCCGCCCTCGTGGTCCCGGTCACGGCGGTCTCCGCCGGTGCGGACGGGCGTACGGTGGTCACCGCCCAGGGTGCCGACGGCGCGCAGCACCGCATCGAGGTCCGCATCGGCACCACCGGGGACGGCTACGTGGCCGTGGCCCCCGTCCGGCCGGGCGCCCTGACGGCCGGGACCCGCGTCATCGTCGGCGCCGCTCCCGGGGCGGCGCCCCGATGA
- a CDS encoding ABC transporter ATP-binding protein, which produces MRLRLPPGITARTRTRPVPGTPVPAGTPAHTPADTRFPAPASGGAAERVAPQAAAPVIEFRGVGLTYPGPPPVKALHPFDLAMGRGEFITVVGPSGSGKSTFLNVAGLLDSPTCGRHLLDGIDTAALPDRERTALRGRRIGFVFQSFHLLPHRSALENVTLAMLYTEVPRAQRLVRAREALEQVGLGHRADAVPGRLSGGERQRVAIARALVGRPSLLLCDEPTGNLDSANAASVLALLDELHGRGMTVLLITHDPAVAARGRRTVTIRDGRLRG; this is translated from the coding sequence ATGAGACTGCGCCTGCCCCCCGGCATCACCGCCCGCACCCGCACCCGGCCCGTCCCCGGCACCCCCGTCCCGGCCGGCACGCCGGCTCACACCCCGGCCGACACCCGGTTCCCCGCCCCGGCCTCCGGCGGCGCGGCGGAGCGGGTGGCCCCGCAGGCGGCCGCGCCCGTCATCGAGTTCCGCGGTGTGGGGCTCACCTATCCCGGCCCGCCTCCCGTCAAGGCACTGCACCCCTTCGACCTGGCCATGGGACGCGGTGAGTTCATCACCGTCGTCGGGCCCTCCGGTTCGGGGAAGTCCACCTTCCTCAACGTCGCCGGGCTGCTCGACTCCCCGACCTGCGGCCGGCACCTCCTCGACGGGATCGACACCGCCGCGCTGCCCGACCGGGAGCGCACCGCCCTGCGCGGGCGCCGCATCGGCTTCGTCTTCCAGTCCTTCCACCTCCTGCCCCACCGCTCGGCCCTGGAGAACGTCACCCTCGCCATGCTCTACACCGAAGTCCCGCGCGCGCAGCGTCTCGTACGGGCCCGCGAGGCCCTGGAACAGGTCGGGCTCGGCCATCGGGCGGACGCCGTTCCCGGCCGGCTCTCCGGCGGTGAGCGCCAGCGCGTCGCCATCGCCCGTGCGCTCGTCGGACGCCCGTCCCTGCTGCTGTGCGACGAACCGACCGGCAACCTGGACTCCGCCAACGCCGCCTCCGTCCTCGCCCTGCTGGACGAACTGCACGGCCGCGGCATGACCGTTCTCCTGATCACCCACGACCCCGCGGTCGCCGCCCGCGGCCGCCGGACCGTCACCATCCGCGACGGGCGGCTCCGCGGGTGA
- a CDS encoding ABC transporter permease produces MSAVRPTRLSPRDTVSEAVAGMLRRPGRAVLTALGTVLGVGSFVAVLGLTATLSSQIDGRFNVLTATEVTLEDVAAQHDPFAGPAFPADAEQRLRQVAGIAHAGVLWPVRLDPGTPVSALPPTAGAGAAGTAGATSVVAASPGAVAALAPTLRQGRLYDEYAERGHLRVALIGGGVADRLGITTLATRPVVHVGEEPFVVAGIIGDVERRPEYLLSVLVPRSTAEELWGPPGPSGARALIATELGAARQVAGLAPLALRPDHPEYLKALPPPDPRLLRSGVTSDLSALFLLLAGICLVIGAVGIANTTLVAVLERTGEIGLRRALGARGRHVAAQFLAESAALGALGGLVGTSVGELTVVAVSLVRDWTPVIHPLTVAAAPLAGLVTGLLAGVHPAWRAARVEPAEALRR; encoded by the coding sequence GTGAGCGCCGTCCGCCCCACCCGGCTGTCCCCGCGCGACACCGTCTCCGAGGCGGTCGCGGGGATGCTGCGCCGCCCCGGCCGCGCCGTGCTCACCGCGCTCGGCACCGTCCTCGGCGTCGGCAGCTTCGTCGCCGTACTGGGCCTGACCGCCACCCTCTCCTCGCAGATCGACGGCCGGTTCAACGTCCTGACCGCCACCGAGGTGACCCTCGAGGACGTCGCCGCCCAGCACGACCCGTTCGCCGGCCCGGCCTTCCCCGCCGACGCCGAACAGCGGCTGCGCCAGGTCGCCGGCATCGCCCACGCCGGGGTGCTCTGGCCGGTACGGCTCGACCCCGGCACCCCGGTCTCCGCGCTCCCGCCGACCGCCGGCGCCGGCGCGGCGGGCACCGCGGGCGCCACCTCCGTCGTCGCCGCCTCCCCCGGGGCCGTCGCCGCCCTGGCCCCGACGCTGCGCCAGGGCCGGCTCTACGACGAGTACGCCGAACGCGGCCACCTGCGCGTCGCGCTCATCGGCGGCGGCGTGGCCGACCGCCTCGGCATCACCACCCTGGCGACCCGGCCCGTGGTCCACGTCGGGGAGGAACCGTTCGTGGTCGCCGGCATCATCGGCGACGTCGAACGCCGGCCCGAGTACCTGCTGTCGGTACTGGTCCCCCGGTCCACCGCCGAGGAACTGTGGGGGCCGCCGGGGCCGTCCGGCGCGCGGGCGCTGATCGCCACCGAGCTCGGCGCCGCCCGGCAGGTCGCCGGCCTCGCCCCGCTCGCGCTGCGCCCCGACCACCCCGAGTACCTGAAAGCCCTGCCGCCTCCCGACCCCCGGCTGCTGCGCTCGGGGGTGACGTCCGACCTCAGCGCCCTGTTCCTGCTGCTGGCCGGGATCTGCCTGGTCATCGGCGCGGTGGGGATCGCCAACACGACGCTCGTCGCCGTCCTGGAACGGACCGGGGAGATCGGGCTGCGGCGTGCGCTGGGGGCCCGCGGGCGGCACGTGGCGGCCCAGTTCCTGGCCGAATCCGCCGCTTTGGGGGCACTCGGCGGCCTGGTGGGGACCTCCGTCGGCGAGCTGACGGTGGTCGCGGTGTCCCTCGTACGGGACTGGACGCCGGTGATCCACCCGTTGACGGTGGCCGCGGCTCCGCTCGCCGGGCTCGTCACCGGATTGCTGGCCGGGGTCCATCCCGCCTGGCGGGCTGCCCGTGTGGAACCGGCCGAAGCCCTGCGAAGATAG